The following is a genomic window from Fundidesulfovibrio soli.
CAGATGTACGAGCTCACAGGCAGCGCGCTCAGCCTGGGCCTGGTGGGCCTGGCCCAGTTCCTGCCGCAGCTGGCTTTGACCCTGGTGGTGGGGCACGCGGCCGACCACATGGAGCGCAGGCGCATCGTCTTCGTCTGCCAGGCGGCCCAGGGGCTGCTGGCCGCGATCCTTGCCGCCGGGAGCTTGGCCGGGCTGGTGGACCAGCACGCCATCTACGCCTGCGCCTTCGCCATCGGCGCGGCCCGCTCCTTCGAGATGCCCACCATGCAGGCCCTGCTGCCGGGCCTGGCCGAAACGGCCATGCTGCCGCGCATGCTGGCCGTGAGCGCCTCGGGCTGGCAGAGCGCGGTGATCGTAGGCCCGGCCCTGGGCGGGGCGCTCTACCTGGCTGGCCCCCAGGCGGTGTACGGCGTGTGCGCCGTGTGCTTCGTGCTGGGCTCGGCCGCCATGTTCTCCATCCCCCGGCAGGCCCCCCAGGCCCGCCGAGAGCCGCCCACCCTGCGCTCGGTGCTGGGGGGCATCTCCTACATCCGCTCCCGCCCCGAGATCCTGGGGGCCATCTCCCTGGACCTCTTCTCCGTGCTGCTGGGCGGGGCCACGGCCCTGCTGCCCGTCTACGCCAAGGACATCCTGCACTCCGGCCCCTGGGGCCTGGGCATGCTGCGCGCGGCCCCTGCCGTGGGGGCGCTCTCCATGTCGCTGTTCCTGGCCCGGGTGCCGCTCACCCGGCGCGTGGGGCACAAGA
Proteins encoded in this region:
- a CDS encoding MFS transporter — encoded protein: MQTPVFSNPSFKRFWLSRVASGFAYQMMTVAVGWQMYELTGSALSLGLVGLAQFLPQLALTLVVGHAADHMERRRIVFVCQAAQGLLAAILAAGSLAGLVDQHAIYACAFAIGAARSFEMPTMQALLPGLAETAMLPRMLAVSASGWQSAVIVGPALGGALYLAGPQAVYGVCAVCFVLGSAAMFSIPRQAPQARREPPTLRSVLGGISYIRSRPEILGAISLDLFSVLLGGATALLPVYAKDILHSGPWGLGMLRAAPAVGALSMSLFLARVPLTRRVGHKMFGAVAVFGVSTVVFGLSTSFPLSLAALACLGASDMVSVVIRSTLVQLETPDELRGRVSAVNSIFIGTSNQLGEFESGVTAALFGAVGSVVLGGIGTLVVVALWMRLFPALRLRDKLVQNKPA